TCAGCTGTTGAGTAAAGAGCTATTTTGCAAAGATCTCAACCTTTTTATCTCTCTGCCCGATGCTTACTGTTGCTGCTGTTGCGCCGCACGCACGGCGTTTTGGTCGGGGTTGATCAGGATTTCCACGCGGCGGTTTTTGGCGCGGCCTTCGGCGGTGGCGTTAGACGCAACCGGCTGGCGCGAACCGTAACCGATGGTGCTCAGGCGCGAAGTGGCCACGCCGCGTTGGTTCAGGTAAGAAGCCACGGCTTGCGCACGGCGTTTCGACAGCGGCTCGTTGATGGCGTCGGAGCCGGTGTTGTCGGTGTGGCCGGCCACGGTTAAGGTGGTGTCGGGGTATTGCACCAGGGTTTCGGCCGCTTTGTTCAGCGCGTCCATCGCATTGCCGCTCAGGCTGGCGCTGTTGGTGGCGAAAGTTACGCTTTCGGGCATCACCAGTTTGATCTGGTTGCCTTGGCGTTCCACTTCAACATTGGTGTTGGCCAGGCTCTCGCGCAGTTTTTTCTCTTGGTAATCCATATAGCCGCCGATACCCGCGCCTATTGCACCGCAAGCCAGCGCAGAGTTGCGCGCGCCTTTGCCGCCGTGGGTCAGGGCGCCGACGATGCCGCAGGCAGCCGCGCCGCCCAAGCCATACATAGCGGTTTTGCTGGCTTTCTGCTGGCCGGTAACGGGATCGGTTACGCAGCCTGCCAATACCATGGCGGAAGCGGCAGCCAAAACGGTTAAGGGTTTCAACATTTTCATGAGGTTCCTTTCAAAATCATTCGATATGCGGCAAACGCCCCGGCGGGGTTTGCCCTGATGCAAACTATATAGAACATCGGCACGGCATAACAGTTTGCTTAACTTGATATTACACGCGGCAGCGGTTCATTACTTTCCGCACGGCGCAAAGGCCGTCTGAACGCCGAAAGCGTATCTTTTGCGACACAGGCCGCGCTTATCTGCCGCGCGCGTGCTGCTGCAAACGGCGCACCAGCTTCAGCTTGAGGCGCAGTTTCACATCGTAGCCCACCGAGCCGGAACCCAACACAAACAGCACCACCGACACCGGCAACGCGAAATAATGGCCGGCGCTGTGGTAGCCCCACGCGCCGATCAGCCCGCCCGCCAAAAAGGCAGCCAACAGCCCCGCCAGCAGCTTGGCTTTGGGTTTGTTGGTGTGGATGTGCGGCAGTTTGGGGTTGTCGCTGCGGTGGTAATACAGCATTTTTGAAATTTCTATGCCCAAATCGGTTACCGTGCCTGTCATATGGGTGGAGCGGATGGCACCGCCCGACAACACTGTCATCACGGTGTTGTGCATACCCATGATGAAACACAACAGCAGCATGGCCGCAACGGGCAGGCTGCCGCTGTGCCAGTCGGCCACGATGGCGCCCACCGCGCCGAACAGCAGCAGATATACCGCCTCCAGCCACATCGAAAAACCGAAACCGCCGCGGAAGCGGTGCCGTTTCGCCCACAGAATCACCCAGCTCGAATGCGCTGCGCCCAAAATAAAAAACACCATGCCGGCAAAAGCGATCAGCGCCAGCCGCCATTCGCCCAAATATGCCATATCCGCCGCATACGACATTTCGCCGGTAACGTGCGAGGTGTAGCGCGCCACGGCAAAAAAACCGCCCGCGTTGATTGCGCCCCCCAGCATGGCCATCAGATAGCCGAGCAGGCGGAAGCGCGCATCGCTGATGTTGTGTTCGTGCAGATAGGGTTTGTCGGCCTGCCAGAACGGCGGCGCGTGTTTGCGGCTGCGGCGCGGATGGGGCGCGGGGCGGGCGTGTTGGTTTTCCATACGGCAACGGGCGGAGCAGACGGGTTGATGCCGGTATTGTACAAGGCCGTCTGAAAAAATATAAGGGCATTGCGCCGCTTTGCTTTTTGCCCGAACAGACCGGCAACACCTATGCCTGATTTTTCAGACGGCCTCCAAGCCTTTGCAAAATTCGTCGGTATTTTCAAACCCCTGCGTCATACCCGGGCTTAACCCGGGTATCTGCCATTTCTTTTGAAACAAAAAGATACCCGGGTTAAGCCCGGGTATGACGCAAGTGTTTTGGAATTTGCGGTGAGTGTTGCCAAGCACGAAGCCCTAACCTGCCGCCCCAACGTTCAGCCGCCGGTTAATGCCATCACGCGGATGATTTTTTTCGGATTTTCAACAAATTCGTGCTTTTCGGGCTTTTTCTGCACGGCATCGCGGATGGCCTGCTCCAGCTCGGCGTCGGTGCAGCCTTCGCGCAACAGCGGGCGCAGCGGCACTTTGTCTTCCTGCCCCAAACACAGGTGCAGGTTGCCGGTAGCGGAAAGGCGCACGCGGTTGCAGGTGGCGCAGAAGTGCTGGCTCATCGGGGTAATCAGGCCGAGGGTGAAATCGCCGCTGCCGCTTTGCCAGTAGCGCGCGGGGCCGCCGCCGATTTTGCCTTCGAACGGCGTGAGGTTGAATTTCTGCTGCAATTGCGCCAACACGGGTTGCAGGCTCACCTTGGCATGCGCCTGGCCGGTGGCGCCCATGGGCATGGCTTCGATTAAATTGAGGATAAAGCCGTTTTCGATACAGAAGGCGACCATATCGTCCAAATCGGTGTCGTTCACGCCTTTGAGCGGCACCATATTGATTTTGATGCGCTCGAAACCGGCTTCTTTGGCGGTTTTGATGCCGTCGAGCACTTGGGGCAGGCAGTCGGTGCCGGTGATGTCTTTCACGCAGTCGCCGCGCAGGCTGTCGAGGCTGATGTTCAGGCGGCGCACGCCCGCTTGGCGCAGCTCGTGGGCGTGTTTGCCCAATTGCGTGCCGTTGGTGGTGAGGGAAATGTCTTCGACGCCGGGCTGGCGGTTGATTTCGGCGGCCAAACCGGCCAAGCCTTTGCGCAGCAGCGGTTCGCCGCCGGTGAGGCGGAAACGCTTGGTGCCCAACCGCGCGAATGCGGCCGCCACACGCGCCAGTTCTTCGAGCGTTAACCAATCTTTGGGCACGGCAAAGCCTTTGAAGCCTTTGGGCAGGCAGTAGGTGCAGCGCAAATCGCAGCGGTCGGTTACGGATATGCGCAGATAATCTACGGTGCGGCCGAATGCGTCGGTTAACATGATGGCAGTCTCGGTTGTGCGGTGTGTTGATTGTATGGCCGCGCACGCTTTTTGTTGATGATGCGTTGTGGTTAGCGGCTAGTTATTTCGGGGAATATACAGGCCGTCTGAAAGAATAACAAGCGTGGGGGTTATTCTTTCAGACGGCCTGTTGCAGCTATAGTGAATCCACTTGTTTAGTAACAGTTCGTCATACTCGGGCTTGACCCGAGTATGACGTATGTACTTTTTCTTAAGTGGATTCACTATATCAAACGCCCATCAGCGGAACCAGCAGCGGCACCAACGCGGCGGTAAGCACGCCGTTGAAAATCAGGCCGAGGCTGGCATAGGCGGCGAGCTTGCGGCTGCGGTCGAGCGATGCGGCGATACCCATTGCGTGCGAAGCCGCCCCCATCGACATCCCCTGCGACGTGGGCAGCTTGATGGTGCTGGCGCTCATCAGCCTGAAGCCGACCATCTGCCCCATCATGCCCGCCAGAATCACGGTGGCGGCGGTGATGGCGGGAATGCCGCCGATGGCGCGGGTGATTTCGATGGCAATCGGGTTGGTAACCGATTTGGCCGCCAGCGACAACACCACTTCGCGCCCCGCGCCCATCCACTTGGCGATATACACGCCGGTAACGATGCCGGTTACGCTGCCCGCCGCCTGCGACACAATAATCGGCAGCCACTGGCTGCTGATTTTTTTCCAGTTGAGATAAAGCGGCACCGCCAGCGACACCACCGCCGGTTTCAGCCAGAAATCGATAAACGCGGCCGCTTCGTGATAGGTTTCATAGTCGATGCCGACGGTTTTCAGATAAACAATCACCGTGGCCGAACTCAACACCACGGGGTTGCACAGAAAACTGCCCGTGCGGGCGCGCAGCACATTGGCCACCCAATACACGGTTACCGTGATAAACAGCAATAAAGCCGGATGCGCGAGCATTTCCATCACCAAAACCTCCGCATCAGCTCGTGCACCTTGCCGGTAACGAACATCACCAGAAACGTGCTCACCAGCGTGGCGGTGGCGATGGAAAGCAAATCACGCCCCACCACGTCGAGATAGCTCATCACCGCCACGCACGGCGGCACCAGAAACAGCGACAGGTTGCCCATCAAAACATCCACCATCTGCTGCAACCAAGCGGTTTTCACCCAGCCCGTATGCAGCGCGGCAAACAAAAAACCCATACCGATAATGCTGCCGGGCAGCTTGATGCCGGTGAAATGCACCGCCGCCTCTCCCACGGCCAAAAAGCCGAAAATAATGCTCAACGCTCTAATCATGGTTCGGTTTCTCCTTTTTGTTTTATTTATTATTGCGCCGGTGGTTTTCAGACGGCCTGAAGCACTTGCCGAAACCGCCGCCGCCACCATAAGGCAGGCTTCGAAGCGTATTTCTTTAAATTATTAATTAATCGGAATCATACCCCCGCACAGGCCGTCTGAAAAGACAGGCGGCGGTTTTCAGATTTAGCGGTTCGAGACCTTTGCAAAAATACCTTAAGGCCGTCTGAAATGCTTAAATCCCGTCATTCCCGCGTAGGCGGGAATCCAGTCGTTTTTCATAAGTTATTGAAATAAAATACTTGATGGTTTTAAGGCTGGATTCCCGCCTACGCGGGAATGACGATAATCGGATGTTCCAAACGGCCTAAACGAATTTTGCAAAGGTTCAGGCCTGAAACCTTTCCTTCCGCAAATAAAAAAACGGAACCCTTTCGGATTCCGTTTTTTATTCTGCGCCGCCTTCAGCTTTTGCGGTAAGGGTTTTCCACGCCGTCTATCAAGCGGTGCAGGTATTCGCGTAGCTGTGCTTCGCCGCAGCCCATCAGCAGCGCGTCTTCAAAAGCATCTTGGGCGGCTTGGTAAAGCTCGGTCATGTTTTCCGTCATCACCTTGATTTTTTCGGTGCAGGAAACGATTTCGCCGTTGTCGCTATACCATTTCGGCATTTCGGGCATACTCATCATAACAGCCTTAATTCAAAAAGCGCGAAGGGTCGTTTTTCTTCACGCGGCGGGCAGTGGCGTATTTGGCTTTCCAATATTTGTTGTTCAGGCTGGTGATTTCGATGCGTTTGCCCGCCCTCGGGGCGTGGATAAAGCGGTCGTTGCCGATATACAGCCCCACGTGCGAAATGCGGCCGCCGCCCATCGTGCGGAAAAACACCATGTCGCCCGGCTGGAGGTTGCTTCGGCTCACATATTCGCCCATTCTGGCCTGTTCGGCCGATGTGCGCGGCAGGCTGATCTGCATACTGCGGCTGAAAATATGCTGCATAAAGCCGCTGCAATCGAAACCCGTGCGCGCCGACGAACCGCCGTAGCGGTAAGCCACGCCGAGCAGCCCCATCGCGCTGCCTATCAAATCGTCGGCATCACTGCGGCTTATGGGCCTGCT
The sequence above is a segment of the Neisseria dentiae genome. Coding sequences within it:
- a CDS encoding LrgB family protein, which encodes MMEMLAHPALLLFITVTVYWVANVLRARTGSFLCNPVVLSSATVIVYLKTVGIDYETYHEAAAFIDFWLKPAVVSLAVPLYLNWKKISSQWLPIIVSQAAGSVTGIVTGVYIAKWMGAGREVVLSLAAKSVTNPIAIEITRAIGGIPAITAATVILAGMMGQMVGFRLMSASTIKLPTSQGMSMGAASHAMGIAASLDRSRKLAAYASLGLIFNGVLTAALVPLLVPLMGV
- the moaA gene encoding GTP 3',8-cyclase MoaA, producing the protein MLTDAFGRTVDYLRISVTDRCDLRCTYCLPKGFKGFAVPKDWLTLEELARVAAAFARLGTKRFRLTGGEPLLRKGLAGLAAEINRQPGVEDISLTTNGTQLGKHAHELRQAGVRRLNISLDSLRGDCVKDITGTDCLPQVLDGIKTAKEAGFERIKINMVPLKGVNDTDLDDMVAFCIENGFILNLIEAMPMGATGQAHAKVSLQPVLAQLQQKFNLTPFEGKIGGGPARYWQSGSGDFTLGLITPMSQHFCATCNRVRLSATGNLHLCLGQEDKVPLRPLLREGCTDAELEQAIRDAVQKKPEKHEFVENPKKIIRVMALTGG
- a CDS encoding OmpA family protein, with amino-acid sequence MKMLKPLTVLAAASAMVLAGCVTDPVTGQQKASKTAMYGLGGAAACGIVGALTHGGKGARNSALACGAIGAGIGGYMDYQEKKLRESLANTNVEVERQGNQIKLVMPESVTFATNSASLSGNAMDALNKAAETLVQYPDTTLTVAGHTDNTGSDAINEPLSKRRAQAVASYLNQRGVATSRLSTIGYGSRQPVASNATAEGRAKNRRVEILINPDQNAVRAAQQQQQ
- a CDS encoding YoaK family protein is translated as MENQHARPAPHPRRSRKHAPPFWQADKPYLHEHNISDARFRLLGYLMAMLGGAINAGGFFAVARYTSHVTGEMSYAADMAYLGEWRLALIAFAGMVFFILGAAHSSWVILWAKRHRFRGGFGFSMWLEAVYLLLFGAVGAIVADWHSGSLPVAAMLLLCFIMGMHNTVMTVLSGGAIRSTHMTGTVTDLGIEISKMLYYHRSDNPKLPHIHTNKPKAKLLAGLLAAFLAGGLIGAWGYHSAGHYFALPVSVVLFVLGSGSVGYDVKLRLKLKLVRRLQQHARGR
- a CDS encoding C40 family peptidase — translated: MANFKRFFSAALAAFCLMLSGAAQADDLENLIRLQAPQYEPAGGSGGSRPISRSDADDLIGSAMGLLGVAYRYGGSSARTGFDCSGFMQHIFSRSMQISLPRTSAEQARMGEYVSRSNLQPGDMVFFRTMGGGRISHVGLYIGNDRFIHAPRAGKRIEITSLNNKYWKAKYATARRVKKNDPSRFLN
- a CDS encoding CidA/LrgA family protein, whose protein sequence is MIRALSIIFGFLAVGEAAVHFTGIKLPGSIIGMGFLFAALHTGWVKTAWLQQMVDVLMGNLSLFLVPPCVAVMSYLDVVGRDLLSIATATLVSTFLVMFVTGKVHELMRRFW